Below is a genomic region from Medicago truncatula cultivar Jemalong A17 chromosome 3, MtrunA17r5.0-ANR, whole genome shotgun sequence.
TTAACACTATATTTATAGCATTTAAAATACGTCGACTTACAATCTGATACATCAGATTTGTTGATAGCCAAAGATAAATATATCTATTACCTTGGAGATCATGTTTTTGTTGTCCTGCTGCTTAAACTTCATCAAGAGGTTTATGGTAATTCTTAGAATATATTTAAGCCTGAAAATTGATTAAATCAGCATGACATGTAGTCCACTCTTCATGTTTATGCTTCAAGCTAGTTAATAATACCAAAAAAAGCATGTTAAAATCAGCATGACATCTAGCCTAAAAGTTTtgattccataaaaaaaaagtctatgcTTCTTTATAATCAGTGCTTTAAAAATCAATGCTTCTCTACAAATTCATGTAAAAAGAATCAGAAGCAAACTTCAAAGGACTCTCGATCAACATCTAACTAAAAGAAGGAACATTCAATTTTAGAAAAACGTATTTTAGCCTGAAAAGAGTTACCATGAAGTTGTTCTAAAAGAGCCAATCAAAAAGACAAACCCTGTTTAGTAAAAGTAAAAGAGTGATAATCACCACCCACAATCAGTTATGATTTATCAGATAGTTCTTTTGGCATTGTTCTCATGGAAATAAGCTTCGCTCAGTTGCTgcaaataatttgaaaagagatgattaaaaatgaaaaagacagCAAAAGAACCGTTGTTTCAACATCTGGAATGGAACATCAAGTGAAAATCTAGAACCAAATCAGCTATAGAATAAAAAGCATTAGCCATGATAATATTAgacatcaaaattaaaaaacaactaCAAAAATATTAGTTTACCAATAATCAATCCATGTAGATGTCATCAAGTCCATATTTGCAGCAAACCTTTTATAGGACCTTGTACTGcaacttcaatcatttgaaTCTTTATCctcacaaaccaaaacaaagtatgaaagtaaatcaatcaattttagcTTTACCTTTTATGGACTTATGATTGAGTCTATCAATTACAcaattaattgaataataacTGCAAATTTTACCTTGTTTAAGCCCCATGAAATCCATTTAAATTAGGAGTTCTTGAGAACCAAAGCCACATTTTCAACCTATTAAATGTCGTATAGCTTaccaaaccaaaactataagaatgcatttgcaaaaaaaaaaaagaaaaagaaactgaaATGAAGTTTTAGTTCCAAATATGTAGCAAAATTAATCCCTATTCACATATCTATGAATCCTTACAACCCAGAATTGTTTCTTcaagaaattcaaaatttcaacaaaatcaaagcAAAACTAATACTGAAAAAGGGTGTTGGTATCTGATATTACGTTAGAAGCCTTTTTTCTCTGCTTCTCCCAAAACCTGCAAAAGTAAAATTCAGTggcacaacacaacacaaaaaccaggaagaacaaaaacaaaaaccctaaaataaagGAAGAACAAATCAAACCTATGAGATTTACCAATAGGAGAAAGTAGCGATAAAAGTTCGACCCGGAAGTGACACCATCGAACAGGCATTCAATTCAGCTTGAAAATGAATCCTACACTGTCGAACCGTCGAACAGTAATATGACGAAGATCGCGAAATTCCGCTCGGACACAACACCTTCGTATTCTCCACCAACAACGACCTTGTTGCTTTTTCTTGAGTGAGAAAATAGGAATGGAAATGGAAAGGGGAAGAGAATCAAACCAAGAAGTAGAAAGCATAATACATGTGcataaatgcaattttgaattCCAAAacgaaaaggaaaaaacaaacattGAGAAATGCAATTTTGCTTTGAAAAGATACAAATTTTGAGGTGAACTTGTGCATTGTATTTGAAACTGCAGCTATGTGTGGTAACTTGTGCGTGCAATAATGAGGTGAACAAAATGAAGTGAACCAAGATAATACAAAAGGTTTGGCATCCAAAATTAACGGTTGAGATTAGCATAGATTGAAATCAACGGCCACCAAACATTGGCGCCCAAAATCATTAGGATTAGAGTTTGCAAATTTTGTTAAAAGTGttattcatattaaaaataagtatGATATTGTGGAGAGTTCTTTGAAAGAAATCCAACTGTTACATGAACTCGCACATTCAACATGCTTTTTAAGTTATGTATCAAAGAATATGAAATGACTTGTGAGTTACCAAAGCATGCAAAATATTTCTGTCATGATATCAttctaaaagaattttttttcaaaaaaaaaaaaaacattctaaaAGAATTTAGCCCTACAATTTTTGCCTCGTAGCTGTTGTCATTCCCTTCTACACGATTACGTCAGCATTCTTAATCAACACATTCATATACTcattatttttaacaatttttgcCTCGTTAGTCGTTGTCATTCCTTCTACATGATTTCgcattatttttttggcttaattgcacttttggatccctatcttttcaaaagttgcggttatggacccttaactaatttaaatacaaaacagccccctatgttttgattctttggcagttttggacccccaaggcaaaaaaaataaaaaattaacacgtggcacctcacttagggtgccacgtcagcgttgaccgagtcaacaatggactgggggtccaaaactgccaaagaatcaaaacatagggggctgttttgtatttaaattagttaggggtctataaccgcaacttttgaaaagataggggtccaaaagtgcaattaagcctattttttttaatcaacacATTCATACCCTTATTATTTTTCACTACTATAcccttattttttaaattccatcaaacttaactactccaataattacaatcaataaatatattttaataaatgatatcaattttatcattaaaatcaataaaattaattatttttaaaaaaatcatacacaAACTTTAAACGACTATTATTTTGAGATAACATCGTTGATAACACTGACTTTACCTAGCATGGAGCCTGATTAGTGATGAGAGATTTACAGATGACGAGTGGAATAGATGGTCATCCCATTGGAAAAGGACATTGGTCGTGAAGATGATGggaaagaaaattaattttaaagtctTAAGAGAAAAATTTGAAGCTCATGTGGACAAAAAATGGAAGCATGACCATTGTTGATATGGTTATACGGTCTACTTCCAAGACAAAGaggaccataaaaaaaaatctcaataaatAAGGATACGAACTAAATTGATGtgaatatttttaagaaattaaatccGAATTATCACCAACAAACTACTCCCATATTAATGGGAAACAGAAAAGTAATAAGTCCACAATAAAGGCAAATTAAAGGCAACATCATGGCCTGTTCCCATAATTCGAGAAACCATTACACATCAGAGATAATGTCCTACAGAAAAAACAGATAGTATGCAGCAAACAAAATCAACCAACCAATACTTTACTACTTCCTAACCATATTTCACTGTGGTTAGGTGAAGCATTCAAACATCCAACCCATCATGTATAAATGCTGATAAATCCAGCAGGTACTGCAGCAAGAACAATGGCCAAAATCACCGTCATCACGTTGTTGATCATGACAGGTCTAAGGTTGGATGAACCACCTGTGCTTGCCGGGGTGGGAGTTGTAGGAGTTGCGGTGGTTGCAGCAGCTGATGAAGGAGTAGGATTTGCCTTTGAAGCATTTTTAAAGATTGCAGCGTCGGGGGAGTTTGCAGATAGACCAAGAAGCTCTGTCACCACACCAATATTCGTATTAGAAAAATGCTAATGAATGTCCTAAGGACATGTTTATGTCGTCAACAACTTTGTCATCGATGATagttttaaaggaaaaaaaatgctgTAAAGAAAAGTTTTAATCAActcaaaacacaattttttttttaattaattaacccaaaacaagaaaaattgaTGGAATATTAACATGAATTATTATCTGCCTATGtaacaatttatttcaataacccACATCTACTACTACTGCTGCTACTTATGTTTAACATAATGAAAGGTCAAAATGAGTTGGGTATCTGTAATGAAAAGCACAAAAAAGATTATTAACATGCATTTTTATACTTAGACCAGCTTCTTTTTAGGAAAGAATCAAGTATATGCACTGGGTACAGTAATAGATTATTTGCTCTGtaattaaatataagaaaaaaaaaactaattatacactaattaaaaatgtcattttgttctacctaaaaataattatacactaATTAAGATGATAGAAGTTTGTCAAGATAATCGATGTGTTAAAATTTGAGTTAAAATAATGAAACAATTGAGTTCAAATGATTAACGTGTTTCGCATAAGTTGAATTGCTCGAAGATTCGAGTTTAATTctttaatgaaacattttttaGCTAGATTATACTTATCACATGATAAACTTGAGTCTGAAAATGCAATATCCATCATCTATTCAAGCCCTAAATGTTGGTAAATGCTAATATATGTCTTAATGACACATATTAAAGAACTTATAAtagaaattgtttaaaaattgtgtattcaacttttaaaatttaaagtcacatttttattcaaaaaaaaataaaaaattaaagtcacaattttgttttttccaaTACACAATCATGCTCCATTTAAATTCTCTGAAGTGCATTCTTAGGCCATAAGTTaacaagactaaaaaaaaatgtttgttttttctttttataaaaaagtttgttCAATGAGATCATTAAGTAAAGGACATTTTTATAGCGATATTAACATTTGAGACATTGTCGTtggttgaaatttgattttttattagtCTATCAATTCTAATTCCTTTGTTCCTCTACATAAGATCTCTTTGACATAATTTATTAGAAAACGCTAACACGTTAGCATGACTCTAATTAATTTTGTGCAATTAATTTTGCTACTCCTATCATGTTTCTAAAATTACAGTAACATGAGAGAAAGATTAAGTAATGAAGAATactcttaaaaaagaaaagaaaattagaaaagtAGTTGTAATTGATATGCGAACTTATTGAAGGCAATGGCGTACGTTGACGATGCCCATTTAACCTGTCTAGATGCAAGGTCTGCAATTAATTTTCTGCAACCAATTCATCCTCCCACCCAATATAGATGACAGGTCATTCAAAATTGATCATGGTTATATTCTCCCCACCCATAACAATTATCGCAATTCCAACAATAAAATATCTACCAAAAATAGTGTCATTTGTAGTAGTTTTCAATTAAATTCTTGTATCAGGTTCTAAACTCTCATTACTATTATGTAAATTAgtagtatattatttttttgtatattatttttctcGAATAATATACTAAATTCTagtacaatattatttttttagggaaatgttaatatattattgttaatagtatattattttttctttattacgATTTGAACCACAACTTTAACACAAGCTTTTTAAATTTCTCAACTCAAATCAATTAAACTACATAACCTTCCAATGTTGGAGAATATTGTGGAATACTATGTTTTAAGGAGATTAgttaaaaaaagtacaaatgaatttatttataaaaaatagttaaatatctgaatattaataaaatattcaaaataataattgttattaaTCATCGACAAGAGGCAGGGTTTCTCCAATTTTCACATGAGAAAAACGACAGGAGGCCGAAaaatgtcagaaagggaaaagaTGATATGGTCTACGTTAGTAGGATTCattaaaattcatgtttttatgttttttgactAAATAAAATGTGAAATGGTAAACATAATAATAACTGTAATTTCAAAAGTACAGTTTGTCCGGGATAACTCTATGCGTGTGTATAGGAGTATAAACATAAGGGAAGCTACGTTTTGGAGAGGTACACGTCTAAATGTATTCTCTTAAGCTTTATTTggaagtttggaggggagggttttggtaaaaaggaaggagcaagtgaaagaaatagaagatattgggaggagagggctttggggttaattttttactcataataaaaaatccccctcatttgggagaactcaaaaattgtatttgggggttatggagggtttatataaatttttcaaattcaatctatgttgtcataatattcttaaaattaaaagtatattaatcataagtattagtttattattctctaaaaaattgttctttaaaaaaatatgaattttttgttcatttttctatatattttcaaccccctgaaaccctcccctcccttcccctccaaatttccaaacaaagccttagtttATAAGAAAAGCTTTGgtcaacaaaaataaacttatATGAACTGAATTTGAATATTGtaccaaatatataaatttttgttaacatagttttctcttttaaataaatCCGCATGAAGTTTTCTAATTAGATATGTAATAAAACAAGgttacttttaaaaaaagaatagaacTGTCTCTATCATGTGTATATTAAAgaattttcattcaaattgacaCAATCAAACTCAAAACACTCAAAACTTATGAGAGGAGTACACTCTAAAATCACAAGTCAGAATCACCATGCAAGCCAAGCCAAGTGTGTAAACATTACGGTTTGTTTAAAAGTACCCTATCTTATTTTTGCTAAATCAAAGTAGTTCAGAGTAATTTTCACAATTTTCGTCCGACTTCAAATATGCAATAAACTATTACTAGTAttcttctctttcatttatcatacatttttttttaataaatccaAATCATAAACCTGACCACTACAAATGACCGACTTAGTTAGAGTACGGGCTATCATATTCGTCTGTTGCCGGACAAACTTAACCTCAAAATTGTGATATAAGTCTAAAACACTTTCAATATTTGTAACAATAATGACCTATATCATAGTTTTATGTAATAGTATATGCATGAAATTGTAAGTTGTGATATCATGcatatatgatattaatttaTCAGATCAGTTTTAGACTTACTGGGACAGTCGGAAATGTTGGCGCCGTTGACGTGACAAACAGTAGGGAGTTGAAGAAGCTTATCTTCCTGAATACCCATGCTCTTACTTTCAGGGCTACCCTTATGAGTCTGTTGAATGATATAGCACAAACACTCTGGATCCGTTGCCTTGATACTGTTGGCAGCATCACAGCATTCCTTCTTTGGTGTAGGTGCTTTCCCAGTTGCAAAGTCCAGACATGGAATCACTTTTTGAACCACTGATCCACACTTTGAAGCCAAATCTTCAGCTCCATTACAGCCACCTATGATGAGAGCCAAAACACAAAGACACATGaacatttgatgttgttggttcTTCATCTTTCTAGCTAGCTAGTTTAGGAGATGCTGTGGTTGAGTGAATTGTAGGTTTTGTGAAGAACGTACTGTTATAAATATATGGATGTAATTAGGTTAGGGTTAGAGAAAGTCTAAAGAAGAAGGTAGGAAGAAGGAGAGAATAGGAAGTACAGGTGAGGAAAGGATTGATGAGTAAATGCAATAGTGTGGTCTCGTTTCCTATTTAATGATGAGATTGAGGAGAGATGATGGATCTCTATATTAAGGCACTTCCACGGTAGCTAAAcgtcattattttatttgacaacTCAACAATAATAAATTGCCTTCAACTAAATAGAGtagaaactctttaaattaatactcaggtaaattaataaactctctaaaataataaatttgtccgGTCCCGACTTGGGCCagtgtaaaaaattgaataattcgataaaataataagataataattttttgggagatccctttataattttcggtcccaagaaaatcataaattaataattcatagaaactgaaaaaaaatatattacactttgttgaaatatgattcaataattgtttgttttcctttaaagtTCAAGTCCGTTTGGAGCTCATCTCTAACTTTTCTTATTGCATCCAATAGCTAaggtgttgtatttttgtattgtatcataAAGTTGTGAAGAGTGTTCGACGCCATAAGTGCTTCCTTTCGCGTAACAGGCTCCAAAGACACCGTATCATCTTCGTCGTCATTCTCTGCATTATTCTCAATGATAGTACGCACAATATCTTCTAAACTCTGAACCTCCGAACATGCTTCATTTTCACCTGGGTAGTTCATTAGATTGTCGATATCCATCTTATTACGATAGCCACATTGATTGATCATAGTCTGGAGGTCTTGAGTTTCGTCATCAAAAGTGGATTCATCCAAATTTCCTACAACGTCACTAGCTGAACGAATTTTACAGTGTCGAAAGCAATTCGCTATTGTTTCTTTTCGAACATCTATCGTCCAAGCTGGGATTGCCAAATTGATAGCATCAAGGACATTTATCTTCCCTGGATCAGATTGTCCCACCTCATAACCTTCCAATATTTTGCGGTAAAACCTTCTACGGTAATGCATCTTGAAAGCTCTTATTATCCCAGCATCGCAAGGTTGAATCTTTGATGTCATGTTGGGTGGTAAGAAGAACAACTCAACGTTTCTTAGCCCTTCAATATTTCTTGGATGTGCAGGACAATTATCCACCACAAGTAGAACTCTTCTACCATGCATCATTTGGTCAAATGAACGAACATATTCATCAAAAAGCACACTAGTCATCCATGCTTTTTTGTTAGCTCGATACTGACAATCCAAACTATTCATGTTGACATTCTTGAAGCAACGAGGCTTTGCATATTTCCCAATAATCCATAGAGGGATTTTTTCAGAGCCATCTTCATTGCAACAAATAACTACTGTCAGCctttctttatcttgtttttttccttcaagtTGTTTTGTTGCCAGTGAATGATCAGCTTGTAGCCTATAAAACAACCCAGTTTCATCCATATTGAAAACATCTTTCATAGGGAACTGATCAATTTTCTCTCGAATCGATACCAATTTCTGCTCTATGTCTTGTACATCAACAGACCCACTCTCGCCAAAATGACGAAATGACTTTATGCCATGTCGGTGCTTGAATTTCCCAAGCCATCCTGTAGAGAAGTTAAAATCTGAATCATCATGAGGGTACAAGAGTTTCATTGTATCTCTTGCCTTCTGCAAAATTAATTCTCCTGTGATATTCACACGTTCTTGATGCTGTAGAAACCACTCATAAACAACCTTCTCCATGTCAGGATATTTTGCTGGTTTGTGTCTTTTGATCTCCGCTCTTCCCTTTTCTATTTCAGTAGAGAGATAGTCATTTGACCGCTTAAGTGTGTTTGATATTGTTCCTTGACTAACTTTCAACTGAAATTTTCCCTCAAGCCATCTCTGCAAGTCTTTTTGTGTGCTTGCATGATTATCTCTCTTGTACTCGCACAACTCCTTACGTATTTGATCTGACATAGTTGATTTTGCAACACCTTTTAGATGAGAAGTCATCTCGTGAGTGAGATATGGTTTGAATACTTTTAACACAttcatgtaatttatatatgccAAACTTGCTTAAGAATACATTGAACATTCCACTTGTTTACATTTACTATACacttcaaaagtcaaaagtcatatttccaatggatatgaatacaatatttattaatttacattgagTCACAAGATTTAGTGCAACGTAATTCTAAGAGACATAGACTAATTTGCCTTTTTGTTTGGTATGTACagtataattacttaaaaactctttaaattaataattattaatttatcgataaattaataactctctaaattaataaatttctccGGTCCcgacattattaatttatagagtTTCTACTGTATACTTGTAGTAGCTAGCAGCTATATAGCTACTAATGGGACCCGTGCATTCATCAAcgtttgattaagattgaaCGGGTTTAACTTGTGATAAGACAGTCactaatatcattaaaaaagttGCTTTTCTCATGTTCATTGTTTCTTAGAAACACAAAGAAATGACCAAAAACATCCGAGCCAAGAGTTAACTACCGCTAGATTATTACTAAAAAACCGGCATTAGACAACTATTATTGGGtttttttggtcatttccatGTGTTCATAGGAAacaatatatatgaaaacaacGAGTGTCTATACTAATAGGTGTATCACTGAagcccatatatatatatatatctgatACGGATACGATACGACACTTATATaggaaaattataaaattcaagatacgatacgTTCGAgatactttaataaaaaattaaatttaaagtacagattaaaactcaaaatacaaaCTATGGATAAAAactcaaaagcaaaaaaattggCGCAAAATCTATATCAAACAAACATATAACAACGATAAGACACAACAATGAAATTGCATTCACACAAACAATCATCGCAAATATCAGTTTTCCACTGCATATCCTGGATATGAAAAGTATTGgacaattgtttttaaaaaaaaaaacctctggACACTCTTTcgatacgtatcagagcatatCAGACAGGTATCGATGCAACATACATATCAGATACTGATACGTTATACAAATTTGATACATATCTAATATGGATACGGTAACCTACATTATGAATATGGGTATAGAATTattcacaaaaataaatgtgTATAAGTGTAGGTACATATACCTTAGCGCTCATCCTGCACTCGCATATTAGAtgaggttaaatatgttttaaatctctataaatataacgAATTTTCTATTTAGTCCTCATAAAAACAGTGACATGTTTTgatctttataaattttttaacatgaaattttCGTCTCAATTAAATCAAGACTACGTGCTTAAgttttttatagggattaaaacatgtcaactttttttattatgatgattgaaaacaaaattgacaCCAAAAACTTATTTAGAGATAAATCTTTTCACCCCAGGAATAAATCTTTTCACCATCTTTGAATCAAGCTCAAATTCATTCGACCCCATGGTTCAACTTATATTCCGGAGTATTAAGGATCTTGGGCATAGTATATAGGCTTCTCAACGATAGAAAAACTAGTGGAACATTCCGTTTCTTATATTCATGAAGCATAAGATCAGAAACCCGTAAATCAGCATGAGGGAATATCCCATCATGTTGTGAAATGAGTGAGGAAGCATCCAATGACCAATTTTTCATTCCAAAGCTAATCAGTAGAGTTAATTACATCTTAAAACATTAGTTATTACCAGATTATTTTGAAACTCAAAATCATACTAGTAAGTGGCagattttccttcaaaaaatagttGTGGAAAAATATACCATATTTATTAATCCCTCTATAATTTCCGCAATTttgtttatcttcttttttcttataaatcaagattaaattgttttttcttcactCGTATGACAATTTCTTTCACCATATAATCTAGTTAAATAGATTTTTGACTCACCTAATCCCCCCTCTTTCTCCAACACTTTTTCATAGATGAATAGGCATATTGTCCGGCCAAATCGCTCTACATTATCCATCTTCTTCAACGCTTCGTTTACATCTTGCTCTTGAATCCAACGATAGTAGATATAATTTCGGTCACCCTTTATTATATCTAGCCTACTAGAGTATGTAGAATTTCACATTCTTTCATTAAATAGGTTGTTAAAACCATGTTTCTATTCATCTTTTATACCCTTTTCCTGAACCaaaactttttcttctttatccTTTATACATTTTCACTTGATCCAAGTCTTTTGTCTTACTTTTTGGCCCTTTAGCAAACGTATGTATAGATTTTTTTCCCTCCTTTGTTTCCTAAGGATTGATATAACGCGTCAAAAGCTTTGGTCTTTACTTCGTCCACGGTCTTCTTGGTCTCCTTCTTAGCttccttatatttttttcaaagtttcAACATTTTTACACCTAGACCAAACCTTAGAGCTTTTTATCCTAACTTTTATTTTACGGACTTTAGTTTCCATCACAAGATTTTTACACTTACCCTCTTTATTCTTCCAACATCTCCTTTACTACTTTTCTTATCCCATGTGTCATCTTGTCCCACATACATTTGCACTTCTTTGTGATTCCGGAAAACTTCCCTCTTATACAACCCTTGTATAGGAAGATCCTTTATTTTTCACTCTTTAAATGCCCCCGACATTGCAGTTGCATCACATGCGAAATTATAAAACTTTATAGCATGGGAGCACCACACACTATCCTAAATCCGTTGTCGATTAGAAAGAAGCTAAAAACACCTACCTCTCAAGGAAATGACACTCTTCAAAAGTCATGATCATCGACTAGGATTATACTTTCTTACCCTTGCAGTTAGGACTTAGGACTTAGGACACCAAA
It encodes:
- the LOC11443053 gene encoding non-specific lipid transfer protein GPI-anchored 1 translates to MKNQQHQMFMCLCVLALIIGGCNGAEDLASKCGSVVQKVIPCLDFATGKAPTPKKECCDAANSIKATDPECLCYIIQQTHKGSPESKSMGIQEDKLLQLPTVCHVNGANISDCPKLLGLSANSPDAAIFKNASKANPTPSSAAATTATPTTPTPASTGGSSNLRPVMINNVMTVILAIVLAAVPAGFISIYT
- the LOC112420240 gene encoding CENP-B homolog protein 2-like is translated as MTSHLKGVAKSTMSDQIRKELCEYKRDNHASTQKDLQRWLEGKFQLKVSQGTISNTLKRSNDYLSTEIEKGRAEIKRHKPAKYPDMEKVVYEWFLQHQERVNITGELILQKARDTMKLLYPHDDSDFNFSTGWLGKFKHRHGIKSFRHFGESGSVDVQDIEQKLVSIREKIDQFPMKDVFNMDETGLFYRLQADHSLATKQLEGKKQDKERLTVVICCNEDGSEKIPLWIIGKYAKPRCFKNVNMNSLDCQYRANKKAWMTSVLFDEYVRSFDQMMHGRRVLLVVDNCPAHPRNIEGLRNVELFFLPPNMTSKIQPCDAGIIRAFKMHYRRRFYRKILEGYEVGQSDPGKINVLDAINLAIPAWTIDVRKETIANCFRHCKIRSASDVVGNLDESTFDDETQDLQTMINQCGYRNKMDIDNLMNYPGENEACSEVQSLEDIVRTIIENNAENDDEDDTVSLEPVTRKEALMASNTLHNFMIQYKNTTP